The Argopecten irradians isolate NY chromosome 6, Ai_NY, whole genome shotgun sequence genome has a window encoding:
- the LOC138325148 gene encoding multiple epidermal growth factor-like domains protein 10 isoform X2, which yields MYAGIRLECLVLLIVLMFLASSRSEVNIALTGSAAQSSDQKPYKWKAEQVIDDCTDQNIARNCCTHTMITHKQAWWRVDLGQTMTIQNITIYYRDDFGYRFGGYSLYVSNSTNSPTDGTLCYKDNSTLLTDVNLNPTHVCPSIARYVTVYNRRETPKTHNWYSDEAVLELCEVQVFGCPMGRFGSGNCDNTCSTSCFGGNCNPITGSCFYCFTGMHGEFCEQQCTANCNSTCEKDSGQCIDCINGKYGEMCQFDCSTNCKDQICMKNNGFCLACIAGKKGFRCDASCPSTCRTCGQTTDDCFECVPGFYGVYCNQSCPISCRDECDKTTGECSACIPGSYGGTCTQACSENCKDKICAKDTGICIDCADGFFSPVCSPCSSGCFDPVCNKTSGNCAQCKSGFYGNRCGQSCPSSCQNGICSKDSGNCEGCDPGFYGYKCDQVCSMRCLNQICGQGSGICTDCVPGFYGQDCAQTCPSGCPDVCDRYIGICTACLDGNYGFTCDRTCSSQCKNGRCTQLHGRCKGCMDGFYGDNCTNVCPENCLQTKCFQEDGHCVGDSNAPAIGIGTGCGLIILVLVIVVIFLARRLSRKEPDIKTPSHMTDFTELGRRQKATRDSTYDEIGGQGTDNTDGDRYQQLDPLSRETAHAYENVVKTTV from the exons ATGTACGCTGGAATACGTCTGGAATGTTTGGTGTTATTGATTGTCCTGATGTTCCTTGCATCATCACGATCTGAAG TGAATATTGCTTTAACGGGATCTGCAGCTCAGTCGTCTGATCAGAAACCATATAAGTGGAAAGCAGAACAAGTTATAGACGATTGTACCGACCAAAACATTGCCAGAAACTGCTGTACTCATACAATGATTACACATAAACAGGCCTGGTGGCGTGTGGATTTAGGACAGACGATGACAATACAAAACATTACTATATACTACAGAG ATGATTTTGGATATCGTTTTGGCGGATATTCACTTTACGTGTCCAACTCTACAAACAGCCCCACGGATGGAACTCTATGCTATAAGGATAATAGTACTTTACTGACTGATGTCAACTTAAACCCGACACACGTGTGTCCGAGTATAGCCAGATACGTCACTGTCTACAACAGGAGAGAAACACCTAAAACACATAACTGGTACAGTGATGAGGCTGTCCTGGAACTATGCGAGGTCCAGGTGTTTG GATGCCCAATGGGAAGATTTGGTTCCGGTAATTGTGACAACACCTGTTCTACAAGTTGCTTCGGAGGAAACTGTAACCCTATAACAGGATCGTGCTTCT ATTGTTTTACCGGCATGCACGGCGAGTTCTGTGAACAACAATGCACCGCAAACTGTAACAGTACTTGTGAGAAAGACTCGGGACAATGCATTG ACTGCATCAATGGAAAATACGGGGAGATGTGCCAGTTTGATTGCTCTACCAACTGTAAAGATCAGATATGTATGAAGAACAACGGGTTTTGTTTAG CATGCATTGCCGGAAAGAAAGGATTCCGTTGTGATGCTAGCTGCCCTTCGACATGCCGTACATGCGGCCAAACAACCGACGACTGTTTTG AGTGTGTGCCCGGGTTCTATGGGGTCTACTGTAACCAATCTTGTCCGATTAGCTGCCGGGATGAGTGTGACAAAACGACGGGAGAATGCTCAG CTTGTATCCCGGGATCTTATGGCGGTACTTGTACTCAGGCATGTTCTGAGAACTGTAAGGACAAAATATGCGCCAAGGATACTGGCATCTGTATAG ATTGTGCTGACGGTTTCTTTAGTCCGGTATGCTCCCCCTGTTCGTCCGGATGTTTCGATCCAGTCTGCAACAAAACATCCGGAAATTGTGCGC AATGTAAGTCTGGATTTTACGGCAATAGATGTGGACAAAGCTGTCCATCTAGTTGTCAAAACGGCATATGTTCCAAGGATTCCGGAAATTGTGAAG GATGTGATCCGGGGTTCTACGGCTACAAATGTGACCAGGTGTGTTCTATGAGATGTTTAAACCAAATATGTGGCCAGGGTTCCGGAATATGCACAG ATTGTGTTCCTGGTTTCTATGGGCAAGACTGCGCTCAAACTTGTCCCAGTGGCTGCCCAGATGTATGTGATAGATACATCgggatctgtacag CCTGTCTGGATGGAAATTACGGATTCACGTGTGACCGAACATGTTCAAGTCAATGTAAGAACGGGAGATGTACGCAGTTACATGGCAGATGTAAAG GTTGTATGGATGGTTTCTATGGAGATAACTGCACCAACGTCTGCCCAGAAAACTGTCTACAGACCAAGTGTTTCCAGGAGGACGGACACTGTGTAG GTGATTCGAATGCACCTGCCATCGGAATAGGGACTGGATGTGGACTGATCATTCTGGTTCTGGTCATAGTGGTCATCTTTTTGGCCAGACGTCTCTCGAGGAAGGAACCAGACATTAAGACTCCAAGTCATATGACCGATTTCACTGAGTTGGGGAGAAGACAGAAAGCCACCAGAG
- the LOC138325148 gene encoding multiple epidermal growth factor-like domains protein 10 isoform X1 — MYAGIRLECLVLLIVLMFLASSRSEVNIALTGSAAQSSDQKPYKWKAEQVIDDCTDQNIARNCCTHTMITHKQAWWRVDLGQTMTIQNITIYYRDDFGYRFGGYSLYVSNSTNSPTDGTLCYKDNSTLLTDVNLNPTHVCPSIARYVTVYNRRETPKTHNWYSDEAVLELCEVQVFGCPMGRFGSGNCDNTCSTSCFGGNCNPITGSCFYCFTGMHGEFCEQQCTANCNSTCEKDSGQCIDCINGKYGEMCQFDCSTNCKDQICMKNNGFCLACIAGKKGFRCDASCPSTCRTCGQTTDDCFECVPGFYGVYCNQSCPISCRDECDKTTGECSACIPGSYGGTCTQACSENCKDKICAKDTGICIDCADGFFSPVCSPCSSGCFDPVCNKTSGNCAQCKSGFYGNRCGQSCPSSCQNGICSKDSGNCEGCDPGFYGYKCDQVCSMRCLNQICGQGSGICTDCVPGFYGQDCAQTCPSGCPDVCDRYIGICTACLDGNYGFTCDRTCSSQCKNGRCTQLHGRCKGCMDGFYGDNCTNVCPENCLQTKCFQEDGHCVEMDLIGDSNAPAIGIGTGCGLIILVLVIVVIFLARRLSRKEPDIKTPSHMTDFTELGRRQKATRDSTYDEIGGQGTDNTDGDRYQQLDPLSRETAHAYENVVKTTV, encoded by the exons ATGTACGCTGGAATACGTCTGGAATGTTTGGTGTTATTGATTGTCCTGATGTTCCTTGCATCATCACGATCTGAAG TGAATATTGCTTTAACGGGATCTGCAGCTCAGTCGTCTGATCAGAAACCATATAAGTGGAAAGCAGAACAAGTTATAGACGATTGTACCGACCAAAACATTGCCAGAAACTGCTGTACTCATACAATGATTACACATAAACAGGCCTGGTGGCGTGTGGATTTAGGACAGACGATGACAATACAAAACATTACTATATACTACAGAG ATGATTTTGGATATCGTTTTGGCGGATATTCACTTTACGTGTCCAACTCTACAAACAGCCCCACGGATGGAACTCTATGCTATAAGGATAATAGTACTTTACTGACTGATGTCAACTTAAACCCGACACACGTGTGTCCGAGTATAGCCAGATACGTCACTGTCTACAACAGGAGAGAAACACCTAAAACACATAACTGGTACAGTGATGAGGCTGTCCTGGAACTATGCGAGGTCCAGGTGTTTG GATGCCCAATGGGAAGATTTGGTTCCGGTAATTGTGACAACACCTGTTCTACAAGTTGCTTCGGAGGAAACTGTAACCCTATAACAGGATCGTGCTTCT ATTGTTTTACCGGCATGCACGGCGAGTTCTGTGAACAACAATGCACCGCAAACTGTAACAGTACTTGTGAGAAAGACTCGGGACAATGCATTG ACTGCATCAATGGAAAATACGGGGAGATGTGCCAGTTTGATTGCTCTACCAACTGTAAAGATCAGATATGTATGAAGAACAACGGGTTTTGTTTAG CATGCATTGCCGGAAAGAAAGGATTCCGTTGTGATGCTAGCTGCCCTTCGACATGCCGTACATGCGGCCAAACAACCGACGACTGTTTTG AGTGTGTGCCCGGGTTCTATGGGGTCTACTGTAACCAATCTTGTCCGATTAGCTGCCGGGATGAGTGTGACAAAACGACGGGAGAATGCTCAG CTTGTATCCCGGGATCTTATGGCGGTACTTGTACTCAGGCATGTTCTGAGAACTGTAAGGACAAAATATGCGCCAAGGATACTGGCATCTGTATAG ATTGTGCTGACGGTTTCTTTAGTCCGGTATGCTCCCCCTGTTCGTCCGGATGTTTCGATCCAGTCTGCAACAAAACATCCGGAAATTGTGCGC AATGTAAGTCTGGATTTTACGGCAATAGATGTGGACAAAGCTGTCCATCTAGTTGTCAAAACGGCATATGTTCCAAGGATTCCGGAAATTGTGAAG GATGTGATCCGGGGTTCTACGGCTACAAATGTGACCAGGTGTGTTCTATGAGATGTTTAAACCAAATATGTGGCCAGGGTTCCGGAATATGCACAG ATTGTGTTCCTGGTTTCTATGGGCAAGACTGCGCTCAAACTTGTCCCAGTGGCTGCCCAGATGTATGTGATAGATACATCgggatctgtacag CCTGTCTGGATGGAAATTACGGATTCACGTGTGACCGAACATGTTCAAGTCAATGTAAGAACGGGAGATGTACGCAGTTACATGGCAGATGTAAAG GTTGTATGGATGGTTTCTATGGAGATAACTGCACCAACGTCTGCCCAGAAAACTGTCTACAGACCAAGTGTTTCCAGGAGGACGGACACTGTGTAG AAATGGATCTTATAGGTGATTCGAATGCACCTGCCATCGGAATAGGGACTGGATGTGGACTGATCATTCTGGTTCTGGTCATAGTGGTCATCTTTTTGGCCAGACGTCTCTCGAGGAAGGAACCAGACATTAAGACTCCAAGTCATATGACCGATTTCACTGAGTTGGGGAGAAGACAGAAAGCCACCAGAG